In Phyllostomus discolor isolate MPI-MPIP mPhyDis1 chromosome 3, mPhyDis1.pri.v3, whole genome shotgun sequence, a single genomic region encodes these proteins:
- the LOC114504729 gene encoding 28S ribosomal protein S36, mitochondrial-like: MSYLFLGVIVGSKMASASRVVQVVRPHTPLIRFPNRRDHPKPNVSQVLRSAGLPSHSSSISQHFKGSKSPDWLMHQGPPDTAEIIKTLPQKYRRKSMSQEEMEFIQRGGPE, encoded by the exons ATGAg CTACCTCTTCTTGGGGGTCATCGTAGGCAGTAAGATGGCGTCTGCTAGCAGGGTCGTTCAGGTAGTCAGGCCACATACTCCATTAATAAGGTTCCCTAACAGAAGAGACCATCCTAAACCCAATGTATCACAAGTTCTGAGATCAGCAGGACTACCGTCTCACTCTTCTTCAATTTCACAGCATTTTAAGGGAAGTAAATCGCCAGATTGGCTGATGCATCAGGGTCCACCAGACActgcagaaataataaaaacattacctCAGAAATATAGAAGGAAATCTATGTCTCAAGAAGAAATGGAATTTATCCAGCGTGGAGGTCCAGAATAA